The proteins below come from a single Halomicroarcula saliterrae genomic window:
- a CDS encoding PRC-barrel domain-containing protein, producing MAELLAENLSGKDVMGSDGAEMGSLYNITMDLSSGSLNHLIIDPAESLRNTDFEYSDKGRLMVPVERVKAVKDHMIIQR from the coding sequence ATGGCTGAACTACTCGCCGAGAACCTCTCGGGCAAGGACGTCATGGGCAGCGACGGGGCGGAGATGGGAAGCCTCTACAACATCACGATGGACCTCTCCTCGGGGTCGCTGAACCACCTCATCATCGACCCGGCGGAGTCACTTCGCAACACCGATTTCGAGTACAGTGACAAGGGCCGGCTGATGGTCCCCGTCGAACGGGTCAAAGCCGTCAAAGACCATATGATAATTCAACGGTAA
- a CDS encoding NOB1 family endonuclease yields MYVLDSSAFINDYHTDEQIATIPLVQEELEGEAAYRFDALEGSGMHLHIPEENTVERIERAARETGDLAELSDTDIRLVAAAFELDCPLVTDDYAMQNVAEKLDVRVEVIARDGISETREWRFQCAGCGREFDENHDRCPVCGSSLSRKNPA; encoded by the coding sequence ATGTACGTTCTCGATTCGTCCGCCTTCATCAACGACTATCACACCGACGAGCAGATAGCCACGATTCCGCTCGTACAGGAGGAGCTCGAAGGGGAGGCCGCCTACCGGTTCGACGCGCTGGAGGGGTCGGGGATGCATCTCCACATCCCGGAGGAGAACACGGTCGAGCGCATCGAACGCGCCGCTCGCGAGACGGGCGACCTCGCCGAGCTCTCGGACACCGACATCCGGCTGGTCGCCGCCGCCTTCGAGCTCGACTGCCCGCTCGTCACCGACGACTACGCCATGCAAAACGTCGCGGAGAAACTGGACGTGCGCGTCGAGGTCATCGCCCGCGACGGCATCAGCGAGACGCGGGAGTGGCGCTTCCAGTGTGCCGGCTGCGGCCGCGAGTTCGACGAGAACCACGACCGCTGTCCGGTGTGTGGCTCCTCGCTCTCCAGAAAGAACCCCGCCTAA
- a CDS encoding CopG family transcriptional regulator codes for MSTRYTVVCEDGQARAIQMLAHRYGITEEEVLQQLIELGLEDIEERPV; via the coding sequence ATGTCAACCCGGTACACGGTCGTGTGCGAGGACGGCCAGGCCCGGGCTATTCAAATGCTAGCCCATCGCTACGGCATCACCGAGGAGGAAGTGCTGCAACAGCTCATCGAGCTCGGGCTCGAAGACATCGAAGAGCGGCCGGTTTAG